A DNA window from Mycolicibacter terrae contains the following coding sequences:
- the rfbA gene encoding glucose-1-phosphate thymidylyltransferase RfbA, with amino-acid sequence MRGIILAGGSGTRLYPITMGVSKQLLPVYDKPLVYYPLCTLMLAGIRDIQVITTGHDAPAFQRLLGDGGTFGVDITYAVQDQPDGLARAFVIGADHIGNDSVALVLGDNIFYGPGLGTSLRRHQSVSGAVIFAYWMADPSAYGVVEFDAQGTAVSVVEKPTTPKSHYAIPGLYFYDNDVVEIARGLRPSGRGEYEITDINRTYLDQGRLRVETLARGTAWLDTGTFDSLLDAGDYVRTIERRQGLKIGIPEEVAWRMGFIDDTQLAARAENLRRSGYGDYLSGLLERR; translated from the coding sequence ATGCGCGGGATCATCCTGGCCGGTGGCTCAGGCACCCGCCTGTATCCGATCACCATGGGCGTCAGCAAACAGCTGCTGCCGGTCTACGACAAGCCGCTGGTCTATTACCCGCTGTGCACCCTGATGCTGGCCGGAATCCGCGACATCCAGGTGATCACCACGGGCCACGACGCGCCGGCCTTTCAGCGATTGCTCGGTGACGGCGGCACATTCGGGGTCGACATCACCTATGCGGTCCAGGATCAGCCCGACGGGCTGGCGCGGGCGTTCGTCATCGGCGCCGACCACATCGGCAACGACTCGGTCGCACTGGTGTTGGGGGACAACATCTTCTACGGTCCCGGCCTGGGAACCAGCCTCCGTCGTCACCAATCCGTTTCCGGCGCAGTAATATTCGCCTACTGGATGGCCGACCCGTCGGCCTACGGCGTCGTCGAGTTCGATGCGCAAGGCACGGCGGTGTCGGTGGTGGAGAAGCCGACGACGCCGAAATCCCACTACGCGATACCGGGTCTGTACTTCTACGACAACGACGTCGTCGAGATCGCCCGGGGCCTGAGGCCTTCGGGGCGCGGCGAGTACGAGATCACCGACATCAACCGGACCTACCTCGACCAGGGTCGGCTCCGGGTCGAGACCCTGGCCCGCGGCACCGCCTGGCTGGATACTGGGACGTTCGATTCGCTGCTGGACGCCGGCGACTACGTCCGCACCATCGAGCGTCGCCAGGGCCTCAAGATCGGCATTCCCGAGGAGGTGGCCTGGCGGATGGGGTTCATCGACGACACCCAGCTCGCGGCCCGCGCCGAGAACCTGCGTAGGTCCGGCTACGGCGACTACCTGTCCGGGCTGTTGGAGCGCCGGTAG
- a CDS encoding nuclear transport factor 2 family protein, translating into MSTSEIATVLAWQDALDAGDLDTLEQLSSDDIEVADADGAAQGHQALRRWAASAESTAGIGRMYVHDGVVVVELTPVGAGTAQAVAFRVVHDHVTAVFRHENLDAALTATDLTEADRAD; encoded by the coding sequence ATGAGCACATCGGAGATCGCTACCGTCCTCGCCTGGCAAGACGCCCTGGACGCCGGCGACCTGGACACCCTGGAACAGCTGTCCAGTGACGACATCGAGGTAGCCGACGCCGACGGTGCCGCGCAGGGTCATCAGGCGCTGCGGAGGTGGGCCGCTTCGGCGGAGTCCACCGCCGGGATCGGCCGGATGTATGTGCACGACGGCGTCGTCGTGGTCGAGTTGACCCCCGTCGGAGCCGGCACGGCCCAGGCGGTCGCTTTCCGGGTGGTGCACGACCACGTCACGGCGGTGTTCCGCCATGAGAACCTCGACGCGGCGCTGACCGCCACGGACCTCACCGAGGCCGACCGGGCCGACTGA
- a CDS encoding maleylpyruvate isomerase family mycothiol-dependent enzyme: MDYAAALLDENRSFGELVRSGDPELAIPTCPEWNLTQLFRHVGRGHRWAAQIVADRLDHPLDPRDVVDGKPPADPDAAIAWLHDGAQRVLDAITKIGPDNPAWTFLGPRPAGWWLRRRLHETTVHRADAALALGGDFRHFALPPELAADGISEWLDLITARLGRDGQPALAGGDSVHLHATDEGLGPAGEWTFSRSAETGALCWSHEHGKGSVALRGPARDLFLAILRRVPVADTDIAMFGDAAVWQAWVDNTTF; encoded by the coding sequence GTGGATTACGCCGCAGCTTTACTCGATGAGAACCGTTCCTTCGGTGAGCTGGTCCGCTCCGGGGATCCCGAGCTGGCGATTCCTACCTGCCCGGAGTGGAACCTGACGCAACTGTTCCGGCACGTCGGACGCGGACATCGTTGGGCCGCACAGATCGTCGCCGACCGACTGGACCACCCACTGGATCCGCGCGACGTCGTCGACGGTAAGCCGCCCGCGGACCCGGACGCGGCCATCGCCTGGCTGCACGACGGGGCACAGCGGGTGCTCGATGCGATCACGAAGATCGGGCCGGACAATCCGGCGTGGACATTCCTGGGTCCGCGCCCGGCCGGCTGGTGGCTGCGTCGCCGGTTGCACGAGACGACGGTGCACCGAGCCGACGCCGCACTGGCGCTCGGCGGTGACTTCAGGCACTTTGCCCTGCCGCCGGAGTTGGCCGCCGACGGGATCTCCGAATGGCTCGACCTGATCACCGCGCGACTCGGCCGCGACGGGCAACCGGCACTGGCCGGCGGCGACAGTGTGCACCTGCACGCTACCGATGAGGGTCTGGGACCGGCGGGCGAGTGGACGTTCAGCAGGTCGGCAGAGACCGGCGCACTGTGCTGGTCGCACGAGCACGGCAAAGGGTCGGTGGCACTGCGCGGCCCGGCCCGGGACCTCTTCCTGGCGATCCTGCGACGGGTTCCGGTGGCCGACACCGACATCGCGATGTTCGGCGACGCCGCGGTCTGGCAGGCCTGGGTCGACAACACCACGTTCTGA
- a CDS encoding DUF7159 family protein, whose translation MDIVLGVSMAPPSVRMVLVEGENAGGVTVDEDGFEVDSTSGAAFPDQVVSAILGTQESAQESGYRLASTGVTVANQWQAGRLRDALADRKVENVMLVSAFLAAAALAQTVGGTIGYQRTALMFVEPGGATLAVVDSSDGSITEVRRVTLPSDDTAALGELTTLAAQAGRLESRPDGLFVVGSGVNVGRVKPELDAASPIPVSVPEEPETALARGAALASAHAPLFDSSTSALAWARDPGTGVIDRDLVALGYAYPAGGDYDATMGEYALAYSAVRDDADGDYLPFSDTGSTQSAVVEDYEPGSGVRQFEDPERPRRRNPFLLAGSGLAAFFVVGVASLLVALAVSIRPTASDHPAPSQHIVVPTQQAPVAPAPVPEAAPKVPPAAPAAPAPAAPAPPAPMAPAAPAPVPAAPAPAPAAPAPAAPVPVPIPVPIQVPSPPPVEIPSPAAPAPKQPEWPPIFKPPKQSPPKNDNPSWLPGNNGGGNKGGNPSWLPGDNGGGNKGGNPSPWLPGVGTNGGGNNPWLPGLGGGSSGARGGGGGSWFPGLGGGGNRGGGGWPF comes from the coding sequence ATGGACATCGTTCTGGGCGTGTCGATGGCACCGCCGTCGGTACGGATGGTCCTCGTCGAAGGAGAGAACGCCGGTGGCGTCACCGTCGACGAGGACGGCTTCGAGGTGGACTCCACCAGCGGTGCGGCGTTTCCCGACCAGGTGGTGTCGGCCATTCTGGGCACTCAGGAGAGCGCCCAGGAAAGCGGTTATCGGCTGGCCTCCACCGGAGTGACCGTCGCCAATCAATGGCAGGCCGGTCGGCTGCGCGACGCGTTGGCCGACCGCAAGGTCGAAAACGTGATGCTGGTGTCGGCGTTCCTGGCGGCGGCAGCGCTGGCGCAGACGGTAGGCGGAACGATCGGCTACCAGCGAACCGCGTTGATGTTCGTCGAGCCCGGCGGTGCAACGCTGGCGGTCGTCGACTCGTCGGACGGCTCGATCACCGAGGTGCGCCGGGTGACATTGCCGTCCGACGACACCGCCGCCCTGGGTGAGTTGACCACCCTGGCCGCGCAGGCCGGACGACTCGAGTCCCGGCCGGACGGCTTGTTCGTGGTCGGCTCCGGGGTCAACGTCGGCCGGGTCAAGCCGGAACTGGATGCGGCCAGCCCGATCCCGGTCAGCGTGCCCGAGGAGCCGGAGACGGCGCTAGCGCGGGGCGCGGCGCTGGCCAGCGCACACGCGCCGCTGTTCGATTCGTCGACGTCGGCTCTGGCGTGGGCGCGCGACCCGGGCACCGGCGTGATCGATCGGGATCTGGTCGCGCTCGGCTACGCCTACCCGGCCGGCGGCGACTACGACGCCACCATGGGCGAGTACGCCCTGGCCTACAGCGCCGTCCGCGACGACGCCGATGGCGACTATCTGCCGTTCTCCGACACCGGCAGCACCCAGAGCGCCGTTGTCGAAGACTACGAGCCGGGCTCCGGTGTGCGGCAGTTCGAGGACCCCGAGCGTCCTCGCCGCCGTAATCCGTTCCTGCTGGCCGGCAGCGGACTGGCGGCCTTCTTCGTCGTCGGGGTGGCCTCGTTGCTGGTGGCGCTGGCGGTCAGTATCCGGCCCACCGCGTCCGACCATCCCGCTCCCAGCCAGCACATCGTGGTACCCACGCAGCAGGCCCCGGTGGCCCCGGCGCCGGTCCCCGAGGCGGCGCCCAAGGTGCCACCTGCCGCACCGGCGGCTCCGGCTCCGGCGGCCCCGGCGCCGCCCGCTCCGATGGCCCCGGCGGCTCCTGCTCCGGTGCCCGCGGCTCCTGCGCCCGCCCCGGCGGCTCCTGCTCCGGCGGCCCCTGTGCCGGTGCCGATTCCGGTGCCGATCCAGGTGCCCAGTCCGCCGCCGGTCGAGATCCCATCGCCTGCCGCACCTGCCCCGAAACAACCCGAGTGGCCACCGATCTTCAAGCCGCCCAAACAGAGTCCGCCCAAGAACGACAATCCATCGTGGCTGCCCGGAAACAACGGTGGCGGCAACAAGGGCGGCAACCCGTCGTGGTTGCCGGGCGACAACGGTGGCGGCAACAAGGGCGGCAACCCATCGCCCTGGCTGCCCGGCGTCGGCACCAACGGTGGCGGGAACAATCCCTGGTTACCGGGCCTGGGAGGCGGTAGCAGCGGCGCTCGCGGTGGTGGCGGCGGCTCGTGGTTCCCCGGCCTCGGCGGTGGCGGCAACCGGGGCGGCGGTGGCTGGCCCTTCTGA
- a CDS encoding DUF7159 family protein, giving the protein MDIVLGVSVAPSTVRMVLVEGESANGVTVEHDDFDVGAGTQSAPERVVSAILGTREGAREGGYQLSSTGVTWCNPAEATALRDALVSHKVENVMLVSAFLAAAALAQAVGSATRYDRTALLFVEPEAATLAVVNSGDGAITEIYRQPLSRDDASAVGELTEMAAGAQRLASRPEGLFVVGAGGVNVAAIKPELDKASPLPVSAPEEPDMALARGAALASAHAPLFTSSTQAMAWAQDPGTGAVDPSLVSAGYAYIPPEAVDYNATSDIEPLAYSAVPDFTDSGYLPSGIQDAVDRPELVDSRLLDFSTGFQERERKPMLVTGGVAALFVVGVLALAIAMAVGMRAANHHGPDVRANVVTHQPSPPKAAVPPPAPAPSAPPVPAAEPAPPQAPAPVPRAPAPQPVAPPPPPALPPPPPPMIPNLEIPGLPGGPPILGPPKKGGWGPGPGWNPGRGGPGRGGHGGGHGRGGGGGIPIPLPIPGLHF; this is encoded by the coding sequence GTGGACATCGTTCTCGGGGTGTCAGTGGCACCCTCGACGGTCCGCATGGTGTTGGTCGAAGGCGAAAGCGCCAACGGGGTCACGGTGGAGCATGACGACTTCGATGTCGGCGCCGGTACCCAGAGCGCACCGGAGCGGGTGGTATCGGCCATCCTGGGCACCCGCGAGGGCGCTCGCGAGGGTGGCTATCAGCTCAGTTCGACCGGGGTGACCTGGTGTAATCCCGCCGAGGCCACCGCCCTGCGAGATGCCCTGGTCAGCCACAAGGTCGAGAACGTGATGCTGGTGTCGGCGTTCCTGGCGGCCGCGGCGTTGGCCCAGGCGGTGGGCAGTGCGACCCGCTACGACCGCACAGCTCTGCTGTTCGTCGAACCGGAGGCCGCCACCCTGGCGGTGGTCAACTCCGGCGACGGCGCGATCACCGAGATCTATCGGCAGCCGCTCTCACGCGACGACGCCAGCGCCGTCGGGGAGCTCACCGAGATGGCGGCCGGCGCTCAACGGCTGGCGTCTCGTCCCGAGGGGTTGTTCGTGGTGGGGGCGGGCGGCGTCAACGTCGCCGCGATCAAGCCGGAGTTGGACAAAGCCAGCCCCCTGCCGGTCAGCGCGCCCGAGGAGCCGGACATGGCGTTGGCCCGGGGTGCCGCGCTGGCCAGCGCGCACGCGCCGTTGTTCACGTCGTCCACTCAGGCGATGGCGTGGGCGCAGGACCCGGGCACCGGCGCAGTAGACCCATCGCTGGTCAGTGCCGGCTACGCCTACATCCCGCCCGAGGCGGTGGACTACAACGCCACTTCGGATATCGAGCCGCTGGCCTACAGTGCCGTACCCGACTTCACCGACAGCGGCTACCTGCCCTCGGGGATCCAGGACGCCGTCGACCGGCCCGAGCTCGTCGACTCCCGGCTGCTGGACTTCAGCACCGGGTTCCAGGAGCGGGAACGCAAGCCGATGTTGGTCACCGGTGGGGTGGCGGCGCTGTTCGTGGTCGGGGTGCTGGCCCTGGCGATCGCGATGGCGGTGGGCATGCGGGCGGCCAACCACCACGGGCCCGATGTGCGGGCCAACGTCGTCACTCATCAGCCCTCGCCGCCCAAGGCCGCGGTTCCGCCCCCGGCGCCGGCACCGTCGGCGCCGCCCGTGCCGGCCGCGGAACCGGCCCCACCGCAGGCCCCGGCCCCGGTGCCCCGGGCGCCGGCACCGCAGCCCGTGGCCCCGCCGCCACCGCCGGCTCTACCGCCCCCGCCGCCACCGATGATCCCCAACCTGGAGATTCCCGGCCTCCCCGGTGGTCCGCCGATTCTCGGGCCACCGAAAAAGGGCGGTTGGGGACCCGGCCCCGGTTGGAATCCCGGCCGGGGCGGACCCGGCCGAGGCGGTCATGGCGGTGGCCATGGCCGCGGCGGCGGCGGCGGAATCCCGATCCCGCTGCCCATTCCGGGCCTCCACTTCTGA
- the dcd gene encoding dCTP deaminase, protein MLLSDRDLRAEIAAGRLGIDPFDDALVQPSSVDVRLDNLFRVFNNTRYTHIDPAQQQDELTTLVEPKPGEPFVLHPGEFVLGSTLERCTLPEDLAGRLEGKSSLGRLGLLTHSTAGFIDPGFSGHITLELSNVANLPITLWPGMKIGQLCLLRLTSPAEHPYGSTRVGSKYQGQRGPTPSRSYQNFIQSG, encoded by the coding sequence GTGCTGCTCTCCGATCGCGATCTGCGGGCCGAAATCGCCGCCGGCCGGCTGGGTATCGACCCCTTCGATGACGCCCTGGTACAGCCGTCCAGCGTGGATGTCCGCCTCGACAATCTGTTCCGGGTGTTCAACAACACCCGTTACACACATATTGATCCCGCCCAGCAGCAGGACGAGCTGACCACGCTGGTCGAACCCAAACCCGGCGAGCCGTTCGTGCTGCACCCCGGCGAGTTCGTGCTGGGCTCCACCCTGGAGCGCTGCACCCTGCCCGAGGACCTCGCCGGCCGGTTGGAGGGGAAGTCGAGCCTGGGCCGGCTCGGGCTGCTGACCCACTCCACCGCGGGTTTCATCGACCCGGGCTTCTCCGGTCACATCACCTTGGAGCTGTCCAACGTGGCGAACCTGCCGATCACGTTGTGGCCGGGGATGAAGATCGGCCAGCTGTGCCTGCTGCGACTGACGAGTCCGGCGGAGCACCCTTACGGCAGCACGCGAGTAGGGTCGAAATATCAGGGCCAGCGCGGGCCGACGCCGTCCCGCTCGTACCAGAACTTCATCCAGTCCGGTTAG